Proteins encoded in a region of the Acidobacteriota bacterium genome:
- the trmFO gene encoding methylenetetrahydrofolate--tRNA-(uracil(54)-C(5))-methyltransferase (FADH(2)-oxidizing) TrmFO: MADEKLVNIIGAGLAGSEAAWQAAERGCQVRLFEMRPQRATGAHRTSHFAELVCSNSLKTDEPASAPRLLKNEMEAGNSLLLRIARQVAVPAGGALAVDRAQFSPLITETLHQHPNIEIHREEVSTINPDEITVIAAGPLASPALVAAIGKLTGERDLYFFDAISPIVEADSINYDIVFKAARYGRGGDDYVNCPLDKEQYERFYHELIAAEKVMPHEGMEEEAKYFQGCLPIEETARRGIETLRYGPMKPVGLVDPRTGQVPYACVQLRMENLLAEAYNMVGFQCHLKWGEQRRVLQLIPGLENAEFIRFGQMHRNTYICSPRLLRQTLQMRAHPRVLFAGQISGIEGYTEAMATGMLAGMNAARLALGQEPAAPPRESALGSLTFYLANADADNFQPANTTFALLPPLEDVARRKLKRKAERHRIQVERGLQAFTAWLRDIGEVKELAKSV; this comes from the coding sequence ATGGCTGACGAGAAACTCGTAAACATCATCGGCGCCGGACTCGCCGGTTCCGAAGCCGCCTGGCAGGCGGCGGAGCGCGGTTGCCAAGTGCGCTTGTTTGAAATGCGTCCGCAACGCGCGACGGGTGCGCATCGCACCAGCCATTTCGCCGAACTGGTGTGCAGCAATTCGTTGAAAACCGACGAACCCGCCAGCGCGCCGCGGCTGCTGAAAAATGAAATGGAGGCGGGCAATTCGCTGCTCTTGCGCATCGCGCGACAAGTCGCCGTACCGGCGGGCGGGGCGTTGGCTGTTGACCGCGCGCAATTCTCGCCGCTCATCACCGAAACGCTGCACCAGCACCCCAACATCGAAATCCATCGCGAGGAAGTGAGCACGATCAACCCGGACGAAATCACTGTCATCGCTGCCGGGCCGCTCGCTTCGCCCGCGCTGGTCGCGGCGATTGGCAAGCTGACGGGTGAGCGCGACCTGTATTTCTTCGACGCCATCTCGCCGATTGTTGAGGCCGACTCGATCAATTACGACATCGTCTTCAAAGCCGCGCGTTACGGGCGCGGCGGCGACGATTATGTCAATTGCCCGCTCGACAAAGAGCAGTACGAACGCTTTTACCACGAGTTGATCGCCGCCGAAAAAGTCATGCCGCACGAGGGCATGGAGGAAGAGGCCAAATACTTTCAAGGCTGTTTGCCTATCGAAGAGACGGCGCGGCGCGGCATCGAGACGCTGCGTTACGGGCCGATGAAGCCGGTCGGGCTGGTTGATCCGCGCACCGGGCAAGTGCCGTATGCCTGTGTGCAGTTGCGCATGGAAAATCTGCTGGCCGAGGCCTACAACATGGTCGGGTTCCAGTGTCATTTGAAATGGGGCGAGCAACGGCGCGTGCTGCAACTGATTCCGGGGCTGGAAAACGCCGAGTTCATCCGCTTCGGCCAGATGCACCGCAATACTTACATCTGTTCGCCAAGATTGTTGCGGCAAACCTTGCAAATGCGCGCCCATCCGCGCGTTCTGTTTGCCGGACAGATTTCCGGCATCGAGGGTTACACCGAGGCGATGGCGACTGGCATGTTGGCCGGCATGAATGCCGCGCGCTTGGCGTTGGGACAGGAACCCGCCGCGCCGCCGCGCGAATCGGCGCTGGGTTCGCTGACGTTTTATCTGGCCAACGCCGATGCTGATAATTTCCAACCGGCCAACACGACCTTTGCGTTGTTGCCGCCGCTGGAAGATGTCGCGCGCCGAAAACTCAAACGCAAAGCCGAGCGCCATCGTATCCAGGTCGAACGCGGCTTGCAGGCGTTTACCGCGTGGTTGCGCGACATCGGCGAAGTAAAAGAGCTAGCCAAGAGTGTTTGA